A genomic segment from uncultured Marinifilum sp. encodes:
- a CDS encoding LacI family DNA-binding transcriptional regulator, which produces MAKIRIKDIAQQAGVSVGTVDRVLHNRGEVAKKTKNKILEIAKANNYQPNLIARALKSKKESVFVSLLPTPTQDDIFWKKPLNGINDAASEHEQFQLTVKNFFFENNNNQDFINQSEAILALNPSGVIFSPVFTKESLHFTQQLDKKGIPYVFMESKLKDSNYLAYVGSDAYQGGRVAANIIDFGLNKNDDILIVNMAKNLENVLHLNKRTQGFLSYFMDKGKNEGLKINLELSSSNSNQIKSRLDSVLKTNKNIKAIFTTGSKAYKLAKYLQKENLNNIILIGFDPIEQNIEYLNNGAINFLIGQHPYQQGFKAFKKLYDHVILNHEITKDEILPFDIINQECINLYQF; this is translated from the coding sequence ATGGCAAAAATTCGCATAAAAGATATAGCTCAACAAGCTGGTGTATCGGTAGGAACCGTAGATCGTGTTCTGCACAATCGCGGTGAAGTTGCAAAAAAAACAAAAAATAAAATTCTGGAAATTGCCAAAGCAAACAATTACCAACCTAACTTAATTGCAAGAGCATTAAAGTCTAAAAAAGAGTCGGTTTTTGTTTCCTTACTACCAACACCAACACAAGATGATATTTTTTGGAAAAAACCCCTTAATGGAATTAATGATGCTGCTTCTGAACATGAACAATTTCAGTTAACAGTTAAAAATTTCTTTTTCGAAAATAATAACAATCAAGATTTTATAAACCAAAGCGAAGCTATATTAGCACTAAATCCTTCCGGCGTTATCTTCTCTCCTGTTTTTACAAAAGAAAGTTTGCATTTTACCCAACAACTAGACAAAAAAGGCATTCCTTATGTTTTTATGGAATCGAAATTAAAAGACAGCAACTACCTAGCCTATGTGGGTAGTGATGCCTATCAGGGAGGAAGAGTTGCCGCCAATATTATTGACTTTGGTCTGAACAAAAACGATGATATTTTAATTGTTAACATGGCAAAAAACCTTGAAAATGTTCTTCACCTAAACAAGCGCACACAAGGTTTTCTAAGCTATTTTATGGATAAGGGTAAAAATGAAGGTCTCAAAATAAATCTGGAATTATCAAGTTCAAACAGCAATCAAATTAAAAGCAGGCTAGATTCTGTTCTTAAAACCAATAAAAACATAAAAGCGATATTTACAACTGGATCAAAAGCCTACAAACTAGCCAAATACCTACAGAAGGAAAATCTAAATAATATTATTTTAATTGGATTCGATCCAATAGAACAAAATATCGAATACCTTAACAATGGAGCTATTAACTTCCTTATCGGCCAACACCCCTATCAGCAAGGATTTAAGGCATTTAAAAAATTATACGATCATGTAATTCTTAATCATGAAATTACAAAAGATGAAATTTTACCCTTCGATATCATTAACCAGGAGTGCATTAATCTGTATCAGTTTTAA
- a CDS encoding sugar kinase, with protein MNKVVTFGEIMLRLATPGYARFSQVDNFNATYGGGEANVAVSLANYGLNVDFVSRLPKNDIGRACMMDLRKYGVNIDNIVWGGDRLGIYFLETGAVSRGSKVVYDRAHSAISEIESGMIDWDKVFEGATWFHWTGITPAISQGAADVCLEAIKEANKRGITVSTDLNYRKNLWKYGKTADQVMPELVAGCDVILGNEEDAEKVLGIKPEGVDVTGGHVDAEAYLSVSQQIMKQFPRCKKVITTLRGSINANHNSWTGVLYDGETLFKANNTYQITHIVDRVGGGDSFMGGLIYGLITWPKNDQKALNFAVAASCLKHTVYGDYNQVTVDEVEKLMDGDASGRVAR; from the coding sequence ATGAACAAAGTTGTAACTTTCGGTGAAATCATGTTAAGACTTGCAACTCCGGGATATGCAAGATTTTCTCAGGTAGATAATTTTAATGCAACCTATGGTGGTGGAGAAGCTAACGTAGCTGTTTCTTTGGCTAACTATGGCTTAAATGTTGATTTTGTAAGTCGTTTACCTAAAAATGATATAGGACGTGCTTGTATGATGGACCTAAGAAAATATGGTGTTAATATCGATAACATTGTTTGGGGAGGTGATCGTTTAGGAATTTATTTTTTGGAGACTGGTGCTGTAAGCCGTGGTAGTAAAGTTGTTTATGATAGAGCTCATTCTGCAATTTCTGAAATAGAATCGGGAATGATCGATTGGGATAAAGTATTTGAAGGTGCAACATGGTTCCACTGGACAGGAATTACTCCAGCAATTTCGCAAGGAGCTGCTGATGTTTGTTTAGAAGCTATTAAAGAGGCCAATAAAAGAGGAATTACTGTATCAACAGATTTGAACTACAGAAAAAATCTTTGGAAATATGGTAAAACTGCCGATCAAGTTATGCCTGAATTGGTTGCTGGTTGCGATGTGATTTTAGGTAACGAAGAAGATGCAGAAAAAGTTTTAGGTATTAAACCAGAAGGTGTTGATGTAACAGGAGGACACGTAGATGCTGAGGCATATCTTTCTGTATCTCAACAAATAATGAAGCAATTTCCTCGTTGTAAAAAAGTAATTACGACTTTACGTGGATCAATTAATGCCAATCACAACTCATGGACTGGTGTTCTTTACGATGGAGAAACTTTATTTAAAGCAAACAATACTTACCAAATTACTCACATTGTTGATCGTGTTGGTGGTGGTGATTCATTTATGGGTGGATTAATTTACGGATTAATTACATGGCCAAAAAATGATCAAAAAGCATTAAACTTCGCAGTTGCTGCATCATGCTTAAAACACACCGTTTATGGCGATTACAACCAAGTAACTGTTGATGAAGTTGAAAAACTAATGGACGGTGATGCTTCTGGTCGTGTAGCACGATAA
- a CDS encoding bifunctional 4-hydroxy-2-oxoglutarate aldolase/2-dehydro-3-deoxy-phosphogluconate aldolase has product MARFSRIEVALKMKETGMIPVFFNSDIEVCKNIVKACYSGGARLFEFVNRGDFAHEVFAELNKWAAKECPEMMLGVGSVIDAGTTSLYLQLGANFVVSPILNAEMAKVCNRRKVAWSPGCGSLTEISYAEELGAEVVKIFPGAQVGGPEFVKAAKGPFPWSSIMPTGGVKPERENLTAWFKAGVHCVGMGSQLMIKKSDGSFDYEAIEKATANAISIIKEIRQ; this is encoded by the coding sequence ATGGCTAGATTTTCAAGAATAGAAGTAGCATTAAAAATGAAAGAAACAGGAATGATTCCTGTTTTCTTCAACTCAGATATTGAAGTTTGCAAAAACATAGTAAAAGCATGCTATAGTGGTGGTGCTCGCTTATTCGAATTTGTAAACCGTGGTGATTTTGCTCACGAAGTTTTCGCAGAATTAAATAAATGGGCTGCCAAAGAATGTCCTGAAATGATGTTGGGTGTAGGATCGGTAATTGATGCAGGTACAACTTCATTATACCTTCAATTGGGAGCGAACTTTGTGGTTTCGCCAATTTTAAATGCCGAAATGGCAAAAGTGTGTAACCGCAGAAAAGTAGCATGGTCGCCAGGATGTGGTTCATTAACAGAAATTTCTTACGCAGAAGAATTAGGTGCTGAGGTTGTTAAAATTTTCCCTGGAGCACAAGTTGGTGGTCCAGAATTCGTGAAAGCGGCAAAAGGTCCTTTCCCATGGTCATCAATTATGCCAACTGGTGGTGTTAAGCCCGAACGCGAAAATTTAACTGCTTGGTTTAAGGCTGGTGTTCATTGTGTAGGAATGGGTTCTCAACTTATGATTAAAAAGTCAGACGGCTCATTCGATTATGAAGCAATTGAAAAGGCAACAGCAAATGCAATTTCAATTATTAAAGAAATCAGACAATAA
- a CDS encoding LacI family DNA-binding transcriptional regulator produces the protein MVKAKIRIKDIAEQAGVSVGTVDRVLHNRGEVALETKKKILEIAKNNNYQPNLIARALTSKKQCVFAALLPTPTEEDIFWRKPLDGISEAAAELAQFQVKVEKFFFTHYDEADFIKQTKDILKLQPSGVVFPPIFKKESLDFIKKLEKKDIPYVFLEAKINECNYLAYVGCDGVHGGRVAANIVDCSIPENNDILIINLAKDLENVHHLNNRTQGFLSYFMEHGRNKGLKINIEIPSSKSIIIKEKLDKVLSKNKNIKAIFITGSKVYKIAEYLIKNKLENIVLVGFDPIEQNIKYLNKGVIKYLIGQHPYQQGFKSVKKLFEHVMLHNSISRDEILPVDIINRESYKLY, from the coding sequence ATGGTAAAAGCAAAAATTCGTATAAAAGATATAGCTGAGCAAGCTGGTGTTTCGGTAGGAACTGTAGACCGTGTTCTTCATAACAGAGGAGAAGTTGCATTAGAAACAAAAAAGAAAATTTTAGAAATTGCAAAAAATAACAATTACCAACCCAACCTAATTGCCCGAGCTTTAACTTCGAAAAAACAATGCGTTTTTGCTGCCTTACTTCCTACTCCAACCGAGGAAGACATTTTCTGGCGAAAACCTCTCGATGGCATAAGTGAAGCTGCAGCTGAACTGGCACAGTTTCAGGTTAAAGTTGAGAAATTTTTCTTTACACATTACGACGAAGCCGATTTCATTAAACAAACAAAAGATATACTTAAATTACAACCCTCAGGTGTTGTATTCCCTCCAATATTCAAGAAAGAAAGTCTGGATTTTATTAAAAAACTAGAAAAAAAAGATATTCCCTATGTGTTTCTTGAGGCTAAAATAAATGAGTGCAACTATTTAGCTTATGTAGGCTGTGATGGTGTTCACGGAGGAAGAGTTGCAGCAAATATTGTAGACTGTAGTATACCTGAAAATAATGACATTTTAATCATTAATCTGGCCAAAGACCTTGAAAATGTACATCATTTAAATAATCGTACTCAGGGATTTTTAAGCTATTTCATGGAACACGGACGAAATAAAGGACTCAAAATCAACATTGAAATTCCGTCATCCAAATCAATCATAATCAAAGAAAAACTCGATAAGGTTCTATCAAAAAATAAAAATATTAAAGCCATTTTTATAACTGGATCAAAAGTTTATAAAATTGCAGAATACCTGATAAAAAACAAGCTAGAAAATATTGTTTTGGTAGGCTTCGATCCTATCGAGCAAAATATTAAATACCTGAACAAAGGCGTTATCAAATATTTAATTGGTCAGCACCCTTACCAACAAGGATTTAAATCGGTAAAAAAACTGTTTGAACACGTAATGCTCCACAATTCTATTTCCCGAGATGAAATATTACCCGTAGACATTATCAACAGAGAAAGTTATAAGCTGTACTAA
- a CDS encoding trehalase family glycosidase yields the protein MTQGLSALLLLVFLFACNTPNPKEKLPKQVNQISQDSLLQIYNEVKVEFKKLSPNVIQPAEGYLKYPYLIPAGFYKQMWDWDGFFMGNHFVSQGKPEYLKYWALNLIEGIDRDGYVSGCATTKGPRPIFGKFAMKPFLSQGVYFASKGMNDFSWVKEHYQALMKVLAYRDQTQLDTIYGLYYWDNAMQSGADNNPAMNYFWKEDKRSFLACDASTFQLREIIAQAEIAEQLGYNDDATMLKNKAEQIKKAMITYLWNKEDKMFYNVDRETGKHYKRVSYSCFVPLMENILNQKDGSEMINRYLLNPDCMKAKYGLRSLSKSDPDYNNKNIIVPFSNWQGPVWPIANYIYSIGLKNYGFETALQWQAATLGKLLLADIKKYESMHENYHADTGAPLAPADTHVDENGKFVGFISWNLCVQNILAGLVEDEWMLLEIE from the coding sequence ATGACACAAGGATTATCTGCACTACTATTGCTAGTGTTTTTGTTTGCTTGCAATACGCCAAACCCTAAAGAGAAACTACCAAAACAAGTAAATCAAATTAGTCAGGATTCATTGCTTCAAATCTACAACGAAGTAAAAGTTGAATTCAAGAAATTAAGTCCCAATGTAATCCAACCTGCCGAAGGATATCTGAAATATCCATACCTGATACCAGCAGGCTTTTACAAACAAATGTGGGATTGGGATGGTTTTTTTATGGGAAATCATTTTGTGAGTCAGGGCAAGCCTGAATATTTAAAATATTGGGCCTTAAACCTGATTGAAGGAATTGATAGAGATGGATATGTATCGGGTTGTGCAACAACCAAAGGGCCACGTCCTATTTTTGGCAAGTTTGCCATGAAACCCTTTCTTTCTCAGGGAGTGTATTTCGCATCGAAGGGAATGAATGATTTTTCGTGGGTAAAAGAGCATTATCAGGCTTTGATGAAAGTTCTTGCTTATCGCGATCAAACTCAGCTAGACACTATTTATGGACTTTACTATTGGGACAATGCCATGCAAAGTGGTGCAGATAATAATCCGGCAATGAATTACTTCTGGAAAGAGGATAAGCGATCATTTTTGGCTTGCGATGCCAGTACTTTTCAATTGCGCGAGATTATTGCACAAGCAGAAATTGCAGAACAATTGGGGTATAATGATGATGCAACAATGCTGAAAAATAAAGCAGAGCAAATTAAAAAGGCGATGATCACCTATCTGTGGAACAAGGAAGATAAAATGTTTTATAATGTTGACCGGGAAACGGGAAAGCATTATAAGCGTGTGAGCTATTCATGCTTTGTGCCATTAATGGAAAATATTCTCAACCAGAAAGATGGCAGCGAGATGATTAATCGTTACCTGTTGAATCCTGATTGTATGAAAGCCAAATATGGCTTGCGTTCTTTATCGAAATCTGATCCTGATTACAATAACAAAAATATTATTGTTCCTTTCTCGAATTGGCAGGGACCTGTTTGGCCAATTGCCAACTATATCTATTCAATAGGATTAAAAAATTATGGATTCGAAACTGCTTTGCAGTGGCAGGCGGCAACACTTGGAAAATTATTGTTGGCGGATATTAAAAAATACGAAAGCATGCACGAAAATTATCATGCTGACACTGGTGCACCTCTTGCGCCAGCCGATACACATGTTGATGAGAATGGGAAGTTTGTTGGTTTTATAAGCTGGAATCTTTGTGTACAAAATATTTTGGCCGGACTTGTTGAAGATGAATGGATGTTATTGGAAATTGAATAA
- a CDS encoding thioredoxin fold domain-containing protein, whose protein sequence is MKKILVLLVATLMCSGLFAQGIEFEHGTFKEALAKAKKENKLIFMDCYTTWCGPCKHLSKNIFPQKEVGDFYNKNFVNVKMDCEKGEGIALATKYGVRSYPTLLFIDANGNAVHKLVGGMPAEDLIKGGKAALDPSMRIGTLKAKYESGNRDLKFLMTYLKAVKAQHDKESMAKVSREIIKQTSLEKYMNKEQFYVISSANYPYGSKEFNYLLENKDQVKEMTDDYTYGSLFVGAIYQHLGLYATKCKSLVDLNAEVEKCNKQFTLQGLDDVKNRFAYAFYIENNQLQKWYDAKIKDAEALKGERGYIYNYNGICDEILHTPKLAASEKIVDDFISIAENFAADKENGIIMGNIMLAKLYLHKKDKENAAKAFDIFFNENGKAGGNNTHPSVSNLKAAIDKL, encoded by the coding sequence ATGAAAAAGATTTTAGTATTACTAGTAGCCACATTGATGTGCAGTGGCCTATTCGCACAAGGAATTGAGTTCGAACATGGAACTTTTAAGGAAGCTTTGGCAAAAGCGAAAAAGGAAAACAAGTTGATCTTCATGGATTGTTACACAACTTGGTGTGGGCCGTGCAAACATTTGTCGAAGAATATTTTTCCGCAAAAAGAGGTAGGTGATTTTTACAATAAAAATTTTGTAAATGTAAAAATGGATTGTGAAAAGGGTGAAGGCATTGCGTTGGCAACAAAGTATGGTGTTCGCTCTTACCCAACTCTACTTTTTATTGATGCGAACGGAAATGCTGTTCACAAATTGGTAGGAGGGATGCCAGCCGAAGACCTAATTAAAGGTGGAAAGGCTGCATTGGATCCATCTATGAGAATTGGCACTTTGAAAGCCAAATATGAAAGTGGTAACAGAGATTTGAAATTCTTAATGACCTACTTAAAAGCTGTGAAAGCTCAGCATGATAAAGAAAGTATGGCCAAAGTGTCAAGAGAAATCATTAAGCAAACTTCTCTTGAAAAATACATGAACAAAGAGCAGTTCTATGTAATTTCTTCGGCAAATTATCCTTATGGTTCTAAAGAATTCAACTATCTGTTAGAGAATAAGGATCAGGTAAAAGAAATGACTGATGATTATACTTATGGATCTTTGTTTGTAGGTGCTATTTATCAGCATTTGGGACTGTATGCTACCAAGTGTAAAAGTTTAGTAGACTTGAATGCTGAAGTTGAAAAATGCAACAAGCAATTTACTCTGCAAGGATTAGATGATGTGAAGAACAGATTTGCCTATGCTTTTTATATTGAGAACAATCAATTGCAAAAATGGTACGATGCAAAGATTAAAGATGCAGAAGCATTAAAAGGTGAAAGAGGTTACATATACAATTACAATGGTATTTGCGATGAGATTTTACACACTCCAAAATTAGCCGCATCCGAAAAGATTGTAGATGATTTTATCTCAATAGCTGAAAATTTCGCAGCTGATAAAGAAAATGGTATCATCATGGGAAATATCATGTTGGCAAAGTTGTACTTGCATAAGAAGGATAAAGAAAATGCTGCAAAAGCTTTTGATATTTTCTTTAACGAAAACGGAAAAGCGGGAGGGAACAATACTCATCCATCTGTTTCGAACCTGAAAGCAGCTATTGATAAGCTGTAA
- a CDS encoding thioredoxin family protein, which produces MKRIFGILIALLISSSVFSQGINFEHGSWAEAKAKAKAENKLIFVDVFTDWCGPCMRMAATVFKDAKVAEYMNANFISMKIDAEKGEGVTFAKEYEVKAFPTLLFINGDGELVYKSVGGKSSEEFIAMAKTAKDPTKQLSSLEKLYKEGKRDEKTVLAYISALKEANQDYGKVIAEYLNELGVEKWNSRIVFVIVSKYLDDYNLPAFEYFVKNKAKYEKYASKADIDLAIFTVFKMNLVKRVNSEGAQVADKLREASKMVDESLRKHITNYLTTALGKDWENKDFREVADSHVENYATAWEINHYIDIMLYQKNPADIPDELKCAEKWCKKGLELENNVTWRSKYINILMKQGKTEEATKLAKEELPKAEKEINASSNRANVLANCARAFVGGEINQIPEAAKKAEEWIKEALKSDDSFTNNTILVSALDANGKKDELKQALVKLEKMAKNDMEKGYVNSLKQYVNQAK; this is translated from the coding sequence ATGAAAAGAATATTCGGAATATTAATAGCATTGCTCATAAGTAGTAGTGTTTTTTCTCAAGGTATCAATTTTGAACATGGAAGCTGGGCAGAGGCTAAAGCCAAAGCCAAAGCAGAAAACAAATTAATTTTTGTGGATGTATTTACCGATTGGTGTGGACCATGCATGCGTATGGCAGCAACTGTATTCAAAGATGCAAAAGTAGCTGAATATATGAATGCTAATTTCATTTCAATGAAGATAGATGCTGAAAAAGGTGAAGGGGTAACTTTCGCTAAAGAGTATGAAGTTAAGGCATTTCCTACTTTACTGTTTATAAATGGCGATGGAGAACTTGTGTATAAATCGGTTGGCGGAAAAAGCAGCGAAGAATTTATTGCTATGGCAAAAACAGCTAAGGATCCTACCAAACAATTATCGAGTCTGGAAAAGTTGTACAAAGAAGGTAAACGCGACGAGAAAACCGTTTTGGCCTATATATCTGCCTTAAAAGAAGCCAATCAGGATTACGGAAAGGTAATTGCTGAATATTTGAACGAATTAGGTGTTGAAAAATGGAATTCCAGGATTGTATTTGTGATTGTTTCAAAATATCTGGATGATTATAACTTGCCTGCCTTCGAATATTTCGTGAAAAACAAGGCAAAGTACGAGAAGTATGCGAGTAAGGCTGATATTGACCTGGCCATTTTTACGGTTTTCAAAATGAATCTTGTGAAGAGAGTAAATTCTGAAGGGGCTCAAGTAGCTGATAAATTAAGAGAAGCAAGTAAAATGGTTGATGAATCGCTTCGTAAGCATATTACCAACTATTTAACTACTGCCCTGGGAAAAGATTGGGAGAATAAAGATTTTCGTGAAGTTGCGGATAGCCATGTAGAGAATTATGCAACAGCTTGGGAAATCAATCACTATATCGATATAATGCTTTACCAAAAAAATCCTGCTGATATTCCGGACGAATTGAAATGTGCAGAAAAATGGTGCAAAAAAGGACTTGAATTGGAGAATAATGTTACCTGGCGTTCTAAGTATATCAATATTTTGATGAAACAAGGAAAGACCGAAGAAGCAACAAAACTAGCCAAGGAAGAATTGCCAAAAGCTGAGAAGGAAATTAATGCTTCCTCGAATAGGGCTAATGTCTTGGCAAATTGTGCCAGAGCCTTTGTTGGTGGCGAAATAAATCAAATTCCAGAGGCAGCGAAAAAAGCAGAAGAATGGATTAAAGAAGCATTGAAATCTGATGATTCGTTTACCAATAATACGATTCTGGTTTCGGCTTTGGATGCAAACGGAAAGAAAGATGAGCTTAAGCAGGCCTTGGTGAAACTTGAAAAGATGGCTAAAAATGATATGGAAAAAGGCTATGTAAATTCACTTAAGCAGTACGTAAATCAAGCAAAATAA
- a CDS encoding TlpA disulfide reductase family protein: MKLMKLFAFVALVMLFSCSKQSDKCIIKGQFSAGDGELVIYPYQEVKSKQEADSLSYNAKIVDGKFELEIDTELAARKLHFRMGKVYKSYTLFSEPDVITITEKEGKLTGKGSPLNDEYQQLLKKLNYEIYSGLKYKRNLSAEEKEIKDGYDAKLWGLTKEYSASIPLSQLFYEKYWGADAETLTKIINSFSKDIHSSYYINKMISRRDNQLRVAVGKQAPEFTLQSDKREEVSLSDYKGKYLLVDFWASWCGPCRAGIPGLKEIYADYHSKGLEVLSVSTDGDEKAWLKAVEQEQMPWAQLRDTKTVSKSYNITAIPAIFLIDPNGKIIDKGLHGEAIRNRVEELLK; this comes from the coding sequence ATGAAGTTGATGAAACTATTTGCCTTTGTGGCATTGGTAATGCTATTTTCATGTAGCAAGCAAAGTGACAAGTGTATTATTAAAGGTCAGTTTTCTGCTGGAGATGGTGAGCTTGTAATCTATCCATATCAGGAAGTAAAATCAAAACAAGAGGCTGATAGCTTGTCCTACAATGCAAAAATTGTGGATGGCAAATTTGAATTAGAAATTGATACAGAGCTGGCAGCTAGAAAATTGCATTTTAGAATGGGAAAAGTGTATAAAAGCTATACCTTGTTTTCTGAACCAGATGTGATTACAATTACCGAAAAAGAAGGAAAACTAACTGGAAAAGGTTCTCCTCTTAATGATGAGTACCAGCAATTGCTGAAAAAACTAAACTACGAAATTTATAGTGGGTTAAAATACAAAAGGAACCTAAGTGCTGAAGAAAAAGAAATTAAGGATGGTTATGATGCCAAACTTTGGGGGCTGACCAAAGAGTATTCTGCAAGTATTCCATTAAGTCAATTGTTTTACGAAAAATATTGGGGTGCCGATGCTGAGACACTAACAAAAATTATCAACTCCTTTTCAAAGGATATTCATTCTTCTTATTACATCAATAAAATGATTTCCAGAAGAGATAATCAATTGAGAGTTGCTGTTGGAAAACAAGCTCCTGAATTTACTTTACAATCAGATAAGAGAGAAGAAGTATCTCTTTCGGATTACAAAGGGAAATACCTATTGGTTGATTTTTGGGCATCCTGGTGTGGACCATGCAGAGCTGGTATTCCTGGCTTAAAGGAAATTTATGCCGATTACCACTCAAAAGGTCTGGAAGTTTTAAGTGTAAGTACCGATGGTGATGAGAAGGCATGGTTAAAAGCGGTTGAACAAGAACAAATGCCATGGGCGCAGCTTCGCGATACCAAAACAGTAAGTAAATCATACAATATTACTGCAATCCCAGCAATTTTCCTGATTGATCCGAATGGAAAAATCATAGACAAAGGATTACATGGCGAAGCAATTAGAAATCGTGTTGAAGAGCTTTTGAAATAA
- a CDS encoding RagB/SusD family nutrient uptake outer membrane protein: MKNIIYLLILTVFATSCDDWMDIEPKGKVIPSKAEDYRLLLDNTNNYSGASITETADLDLWVDDDIDLRDDFIGASYPEYATKAYKFEDHFYLESEEDASMNTVYSVIYLANTVINEVLDAAGDEDEKMQLQAEAKIHRAFSYLKLINIYAKQYDSSTASSDLGVPMRLEAVIEGSLARGTVQEAYDLILNDINEAYDYLPDTPEQLWRPSKASASALLARTYLIMGDFTNALKYADISLGFHSYLDDYNTFPPHSWYPGLLSTGKRYLNQEQTLLKKPTSDYHLTYPSQEFMDLFDQVNDLRFTGKLDYEWSAPGTRLYYYYYGSTGAAYGLTVPEMLLTRAECNARAGNASDAMDDVNLLRQHRIATAAYADLTAADAAEALIIVKEERRRELAFMGIRYSDIRRYNAYDNANISIVHTIDGENFTLAPGDNKWALPFARKYILKNSEIEQNPR; encoded by the coding sequence ATGAAGAATATTATATATTTATTAATTCTGACAGTTTTTGCTACTTCGTGCGACGATTGGATGGATATTGAGCCTAAGGGGAAGGTGATTCCTTCGAAGGCAGAAGATTACAGACTTTTGTTGGATAATACCAATAATTATTCGGGAGCTTCTATTACAGAAACAGCAGATCTTGATCTTTGGGTTGATGATGATATTGATTTGAGAGATGATTTTATTGGTGCATCTTATCCTGAGTATGCAACTAAAGCTTATAAATTTGAAGACCATTTTTATTTAGAATCGGAGGAAGATGCAAGTATGAATACAGTATATTCTGTAATCTACCTAGCCAATACCGTTATCAACGAAGTTCTGGATGCAGCTGGAGATGAAGATGAAAAAATGCAACTGCAGGCTGAAGCTAAAATACATAGAGCATTTTCATACCTAAAACTGATAAATATTTACGCAAAGCAGTATGATTCTTCTACAGCTTCGAGCGATTTGGGAGTGCCAATGAGATTAGAGGCCGTAATTGAAGGTAGTTTGGCAAGAGGAACAGTTCAGGAAGCTTATGATTTAATTCTGAATGATATCAACGAAGCATACGATTACTTGCCTGATACACCAGAGCAATTGTGGAGACCATCAAAAGCATCTGCCAGTGCATTATTGGCAAGAACCTATTTAATTATGGGAGACTTTACCAATGCACTAAAATATGCTGATATATCGTTAGGGTTTCATTCTTATTTAGATGATTATAACACCTTTCCTCCACACTCATGGTATCCTGGTCTTTTAAGTACAGGTAAGCGTTACTTAAATCAAGAACAAACATTACTTAAAAAACCTACGAGTGATTATCATTTGACTTATCCTTCGCAGGAGTTTATGGATTTGTTTGATCAGGTGAATGATTTACGATTTACAGGTAAATTGGATTATGAATGGTCGGCACCTGGAACAAGATTGTACTATTATTATTATGGCAGTACGGGTGCTGCTTATGGATTAACCGTACCTGAAATGTTGTTAACACGTGCAGAATGTAATGCCAGAGCAGGAAATGCTTCTGATGCAATGGATGATGTTAATTTACTTCGTCAACATAGAATTGCAACTGCAGCTTATGCTGATTTAACAGCAGCAGATGCAGCAGAGGCTTTGATCATTGTAAAAGAGGAAAGAAGAAGAGAGTTGGCATTTATGGGAATTCGTTATTCTGATATTCGTCGTTACAATGCGTACGATAATGCAAACATCTCTATTGTTCATACAATCGATGGGGAGAACTTCACTTTAGCTCCTGGTGATAACAAATGGGCTTTACCTTTCGCAAGAAAGTACATTCTGAAGAATTCTGAAATTGAGCAAAACCCTCGTTAG